A single window of [Clostridium] hylemonae DSM 15053 DNA harbors:
- the asnS gene encoding asparagine--tRNA ligase: MDLITIRELYKNREEYLDKDITVGGWVRSIRDSKAFGFIVVNDGTFFEPLQVVYHNTMDNFDEISRLNVGAAIIVTGTLVATPQAKQPFEIQAKEITVEGASAPDYPLQKKRHSFEYLRTIAHLRPRTNTFQAVFRVRSLTAYALHKFFQERGFVYVHTPIITGSDCEGAGEMFRVTTLDMQSIPKDDSGKVDYSQDFFGKETSLTVSGQLNGETYAQAFRNIYTFGPTFRAENSNTTRHAAEFWMIEPEMAFADLDDDMMLAEAMLKYVISYVLEQAPEEINFFNSFVDKGLLERLNNVVSSEFARVTYTEAVEILEKNNDKFEYKVSWGTDLQTEHERYLTEEIYKRPVFVTDYPKEIKAFYMKQNDDGKTVAAVDCLVPGIGEIIGGSQREDDYDKLLARMKEMDLKEEDYEFYLDLRKYGSTRHSGFGLGFERCIMYLTGMGNIRDVVPFPRTVNNCEL; this comes from the coding sequence ATGGATTTGATAACTATCAGAGAATTGTATAAAAACAGAGAAGAATATCTGGACAAGGACATTACAGTCGGGGGATGGGTGCGCAGTATCCGGGATTCCAAGGCATTTGGATTTATCGTCGTGAATGACGGGACCTTTTTTGAGCCGCTGCAGGTAGTGTACCACAATACGATGGATAATTTTGATGAGATATCCCGGCTTAACGTAGGGGCCGCTATCATAGTGACGGGTACACTTGTAGCAACGCCTCAGGCAAAGCAGCCATTTGAGATACAGGCAAAAGAGATAACAGTGGAAGGAGCGTCCGCGCCGGACTATCCGCTCCAGAAGAAACGCCACAGCTTTGAGTATCTGAGAACGATCGCGCACCTGCGCCCGAGGACCAATACATTCCAGGCTGTATTCCGCGTGCGTTCCCTCACGGCATATGCGCTCCACAAGTTCTTCCAGGAGAGAGGGTTTGTCTACGTTCATACCCCGATCATAACGGGAAGCGACTGTGAAGGAGCCGGAGAGATGTTCCGCGTCACAACGCTCGACATGCAAAGCATTCCGAAAGACGACAGCGGAAAGGTTGATTATTCCCAGGACTTCTTTGGCAAAGAGACAAGCCTGACGGTCAGCGGCCAGCTCAACGGCGAGACATATGCCCAGGCGTTCCGCAATATCTATACATTCGGACCGACATTTCGGGCGGAGAATTCCAACACGACCCGGCATGCGGCTGAGTTCTGGATGATAGAGCCGGAGATGGCCTTTGCGGATCTGGATGACGATATGATGCTGGCGGAGGCAATGCTGAAATACGTGATCAGTTATGTGCTGGAGCAGGCGCCGGAAGAGATCAATTTCTTTAATTCATTTGTGGACAAGGGACTTCTGGAAAGGCTGAACAACGTAGTGTCCTCCGAATTTGCGAGAGTCACCTACACAGAGGCGGTGGAGATCCTGGAGAAGAACAACGATAAATTTGAGTATAAAGTATCCTGGGGGACAGACCTTCAGACAGAGCATGAGCGCTATCTGACGGAAGAAATATACAAACGTCCGGTATTTGTGACGGATTATCCGAAGGAGATCAAGGCATTTTATATGAAGCAGAACGACGACGGGAAAACGGTTGCGGCTGTGGACTGCCTTGTGCCGGGTATCGGAGAGATCATCGGGGGGAGCCAGAGAGAAGACGACTATGATAAACTGCTTGCAAGAATGAAGGAGATGGATCTGAAGGAAGAGGATTATGAATTCTATCTTGACCTCAGAAAATATGGTTCCACGAGACATTCCGGTTTCGGCCTCGGGTTTGAACGGTGCATCATGTATCTGACGGGTATGGGAAATATCCGCGATGTGGTTCCATTCCCGAGAACGGTAAACAACTGCGAGCTGTAA
- the vanR gene encoding VanR-ABDEGLN family response regulator transcription factor, with product MNILVVDDEKEIADVIELYLQSDQYDVHKCYTGQEALDYIGSMKIDLAILDIMLPDIDGFQILKQIRGKYTFPVIMLTAKTEYMDKITGLTMGADDYIPKPFNPLELVARVKAQLRRCTQYNDGSREEGDIIDFGGLFLNRTSHECVYNEVPLTLTPIEFDILWLLCENRGKVISSEELFEKVWNEQYYKNSNNTVMVHIRHLREKMSAPTGKSDFIKTVWGVGYKVEE from the coding sequence ATGAATATATTGGTGGTAGATGATGAAAAGGAAATTGCAGATGTGATCGAACTTTATCTGCAGAGTGACCAGTACGATGTACACAAATGTTATACAGGGCAGGAAGCGCTGGATTACATCGGCAGCATGAAGATCGACCTGGCGATCCTGGATATCATGCTTCCGGATATAGACGGCTTCCAGATCCTGAAGCAGATACGCGGGAAATATACATTTCCGGTCATCATGCTTACAGCAAAAACAGAATATATGGACAAGATAACGGGACTGACGATGGGTGCGGACGACTATATTCCAAAGCCGTTCAACCCGCTGGAGCTTGTGGCCCGCGTGAAGGCGCAGCTTCGGCGCTGCACGCAGTACAACGACGGCAGCAGGGAGGAGGGCGACATCATTGACTTTGGCGGCCTCTTCCTGAACAGGACCTCACATGAGTGCGTCTACAATGAGGTTCCGCTGACGCTCACGCCGATCGAATTTGATATTCTCTGGCTGCTCTGCGAGAACAGAGGAAAAGTGATCAGTTCCGAGGAGCTGTTCGAGAAAGTGTGGAATGAACAGTATTATAAGAACAGCAACAACACGGTGATGGTGCATATCAGGCATCTGAGGGAGAAGATGAGTGCGCCGACCGGAAAATCAGATTTCATCAAGACAGTATGGGGAGTGGGTTATAAGGTTGAAGAATAA
- a CDS encoding sensor histidine kinase, producing MKNNYRKLKFSILLQTVLVTALTVLVGGFILNYIIDGIYNDSFAKAFVRIMMDLNVKEQTAIDLYWRLIGNNKTFFMIVGFLLLFALFFYVALSKMTKYLDQVGEGIENILSDSTEPIHLITELKPIEIRLNEIKATLKRQELEAVEGEKKKNDLVVFLAHDLKTPLTSIVAYLTMLDSYPEMAEEERAKYIHVSLEKSIRLGELINEFFDITRYNLQDIELEPVEINLSMMLEQLADELYGVLQEKHLTCEVQVEENLEVYGDPDKLARVFDNLLRNAIAYCYDHTKIEIGAQMKRGDIEIIFTNEGDKIPGTMLQTIFEKFYRVDGSRSSGTGGAGLGLAIAKEIVELHGGLIRAKSDDIKTQFIVTLPSKNIEEEGAADEVHTHRRRTFRCKPGRRKRIQQKQDTGDLE from the coding sequence TTGAAGAATAATTATCGGAAGTTAAAATTCAGTATCCTCCTGCAGACGGTGCTGGTCACAGCACTTACTGTTCTCGTGGGCGGATTTATACTGAATTATATAATTGACGGTATCTATAATGACAGCTTTGCCAAGGCGTTCGTCCGTATTATGATGGATCTAAATGTCAAAGAGCAGACGGCGATCGATTTATACTGGAGGCTTATCGGAAACAATAAGACCTTCTTTATGATCGTCGGTTTTCTGCTCTTATTTGCGTTATTTTTCTATGTGGCGCTCTCGAAGATGACAAAATATCTGGACCAGGTGGGGGAAGGGATCGAGAATATCCTGTCCGACTCTACGGAGCCGATCCATCTTATCACAGAGCTTAAGCCGATCGAGATCAGGCTCAATGAGATCAAGGCCACACTGAAGCGTCAGGAGCTGGAGGCGGTAGAGGGGGAGAAGAAGAAAAATGACCTCGTTGTATTTCTGGCCCATGATCTGAAGACGCCCCTCACTTCCATAGTAGCTTACCTGACGATGCTTGACAGCTACCCGGAGATGGCGGAGGAAGAGCGGGCGAAATATATCCACGTGTCGCTGGAGAAATCCATACGGCTCGGGGAGCTTATCAATGAGTTTTTTGACATAACGAGATATAATCTTCAGGATATCGAACTGGAGCCGGTGGAGATCAACCTGTCCATGATGCTTGAGCAGCTGGCGGATGAACTGTACGGCGTGCTGCAGGAGAAGCATTTGACGTGTGAGGTGCAGGTGGAGGAGAATCTGGAAGTATATGGAGATCCGGACAAGCTGGCCCGCGTATTTGACAATTTATTAAGAAATGCGATAGCCTATTGTTACGATCATACAAAGATAGAGATCGGCGCCCAGATGAAGCGGGGAGATATAGAGATCATATTTACCAATGAAGGCGACAAGATTCCGGGGACGATGCTTCAGACGATCTTTGAAAAGTTTTACCGTGTGGACGGTTCCAGATCGAGCGGCACCGGGGGCGCGGGACTCGGACTGGCGATAGCCAAAGAAATCGTGGAGCTTCACGGAGGCCTGATCCGTGCCAAGAGTGACGACATAAAGACGCAGTTTATCGTGACACTGCCGTCTAAGAACATAGAGGAAGAAGGAGCAGCAGATGAAGTTCATACACATCGCAGACGTACATTTAGGTGCAAGCCCGGACGCAGGAAGCGCATACAGCAAAAGCAGGACACAGGAGATCTGGAATAG
- a CDS encoding metallophosphoesterase family protein yields MKFIHIADVHLGASPDAGSAYSKSRTQEIWNSFAGVIEACRENETDVLLIAGDLFHRQPLLRELKEVNFLFSGIPHTEVFIIAGNHDYLKKDSYYRTFSWAENVHMIRSEQITCVEVPRLDLAVYGLSYVQKENTERAYDRAVPFGKQKYEILLGHGGDDKHIPFRAGDIAKLGYDYAAFGHIHKPQQLIPDRVYYSGALEPTDKNDTGAHGYISGELTESGCTASFVPCAAREYIHMDIPVTENMTGYGVRGAIRSAVEDKGVQNIYKIILTGQRDPEILFDLTNMDSYGNIIEIADNTRPAYDFERLYEQNKGNLLGKFIQNLNTGDKESIEYCALCEGVQALMETRRGFK; encoded by the coding sequence ATGAAGTTCATACACATCGCAGACGTACATTTAGGTGCAAGCCCGGACGCAGGAAGCGCATACAGCAAAAGCAGGACACAGGAGATCTGGAATAGCTTCGCGGGAGTGATCGAAGCCTGCAGAGAAAATGAGACGGACGTTCTTCTGATCGCAGGGGATCTGTTTCACCGACAGCCTCTGCTGAGAGAATTAAAAGAAGTAAATTTTCTGTTTTCAGGCATTCCCCATACGGAGGTATTTATCATAGCGGGAAACCATGATTATCTGAAAAAAGATTCCTATTACCGGACATTTTCCTGGGCGGAAAATGTGCATATGATACGGAGTGAACAGATCACATGCGTGGAAGTTCCACGGCTTGATCTTGCGGTATACGGCCTGAGCTACGTCCAGAAGGAAAATACCGAAAGAGCTTATGACCGCGCAGTGCCTTTTGGAAAGCAGAAGTATGAGATCCTGCTCGGCCACGGCGGCGACGATAAGCACATACCGTTCCGGGCGGGGGATATCGCGAAACTCGGGTACGATTATGCGGCGTTCGGCCATATCCATAAGCCCCAGCAGCTCATCCCTGATAGAGTGTATTACAGCGGCGCACTGGAGCCGACAGACAAGAACGATACCGGCGCCCACGGATATATTTCCGGAGAGCTTACAGAAAGCGGCTGTACGGCTTCCTTTGTCCCGTGCGCGGCGAGAGAATATATCCACATGGACATACCGGTGACAGAAAACATGACCGGATACGGTGTGCGCGGGGCGATACGGAGCGCGGTCGAAGATAAGGGCGTTCAAAATATATATAAGATCATACTGACCGGACAGAGAGATCCGGAAATATTATTTGATCTGACGAACATGGACTCTTACGGAAATATCATTGAGATCGCGGATAATACGAGACCGGCCTATGATTTTGAAAGACTGTACGAACAGAACAAGGGAAATCTTCTTGGAAAGTTTATTCAGAACCTGAACACCGGGGATAAGGAAAGTATCGAATACTGTGCGCTTTGCGAAGGTGTACAGGCATTGATGGAGACGAGAAGAGGCTTTAAATGA
- a CDS encoding ATP-binding protein → MRIKELMVKNFGKIKDKNVTLSDGVNLLYGENESGKSTLHTFIKCMLFGLERGRGRASANDTFSTYEPWENPNYYSGILKFESGGKSFCLSRNFDRYSRSAELICEDDGEELSVADGDLEMILGGLTGAVYDNTVSVGQLKAEPGQTLAAELKNYASNYYAAGSSDINLEKATGALRARLRELEREAKEALEEKHRKREKIELEASYVWRDVHRLEGERERIGEELESRRKKERERQEEPENKGVIDELRPNKWRIHPVEIVLFAVVVVFAFALIPKPWNYLVAIILFLLCGIYVWNRMKVDKRTVKTEPEIILEEITPEEEKIPLEKLRWEMNHVCEELREKQVQYDNLREQLEELDEVSSMSREQERNIQGVRLAMERLSELAAGMQKELEQKLDDRASEIMSEITGGRYTKLVVEDDLHMNLICGGRKIPVEQVSRGTIEQTYFALRMASAGLLHEEEYPVILDDTFVYYDDVRLENTLRWLAENKKQVIIFTCQKREEHILDELGIKYRKI, encoded by the coding sequence ATGAGAATTAAAGAACTGATGGTAAAGAATTTTGGAAAAATAAAAGACAAAAATGTAACGCTTTCCGATGGCGTCAACCTGTTGTACGGGGAGAACGAATCCGGGAAGTCTACTTTACATACGTTTATAAAATGCATGCTGTTCGGGCTGGAGCGGGGGAGAGGAAGAGCCTCCGCCAATGATACGTTCAGCACGTACGAACCGTGGGAGAACCCGAATTATTATTCCGGCATACTGAAGTTTGAAAGCGGAGGAAAAAGCTTCTGCCTGAGCAGGAACTTTGACAGATATTCCAGGAGCGCGGAACTCATATGCGAGGATGACGGGGAAGAACTTTCTGTGGCGGACGGAGACCTGGAGATGATTCTGGGCGGACTCACCGGGGCGGTATATGACAACACCGTATCTGTCGGACAGCTGAAGGCAGAACCGGGACAGACGCTGGCCGCAGAGCTTAAGAACTATGCGTCCAATTATTATGCGGCCGGCAGCAGTGATATTAATCTGGAAAAAGCGACCGGCGCCCTGCGGGCCCGGCTCCGGGAGCTGGAGCGGGAAGCCAAGGAGGCCCTGGAGGAGAAGCACCGCAAAAGAGAGAAGATCGAGCTGGAAGCTTCCTACGTGTGGCGCGACGTCCACCGGCTGGAAGGAGAACGGGAGCGGATCGGTGAGGAGCTGGAATCCCGGAGGAAAAAGGAGCGCGAAAGGCAGGAGGAACCAGAGAATAAGGGGGTGATCGATGAACTGCGCCCCAACAAATGGCGCATCCATCCGGTCGAGATCGTCCTGTTCGCGGTCGTTGTTGTATTTGCGTTCGCGCTTATTCCAAAACCGTGGAACTATCTCGTGGCGATCATCCTCTTTCTTCTGTGCGGAATCTACGTGTGGAACCGCATGAAGGTAGATAAAAGGACGGTCAAAACAGAACCGGAGATCATTCTGGAAGAGATAACGCCGGAGGAAGAAAAGATACCCCTTGAGAAGCTCAGATGGGAGATGAACCATGTCTGTGAAGAACTGCGGGAGAAGCAGGTGCAGTACGATAATCTGCGGGAACAGCTCGAAGAGCTGGATGAAGTGAGCAGTATGTCCAGGGAGCAGGAGCGTAATATCCAGGGCGTCAGGCTTGCCATGGAAAGATTAAGCGAACTTGCGGCAGGGATGCAAAAGGAGCTGGAGCAGAAACTGGATGACAGGGCATCTGAGATCATGAGCGAGATCACAGGGGGCAGATATACGAAACTTGTCGTAGAAGATGATCTGCATATGAACCTGATCTGCGGGGGCAGGAAAATACCTGTTGAACAGGTGAGCCGCGGCACTATAGAGCAGACGTACTTTGCCCTTCGTATGGCGTCGGCCGGGCTGCTGCATGAGGAGGAATACCCGGTGATCCTCGACGATACCTTTGTGTACTATGACGATGTGCGGCTTGAAAATACGCTGAGATGGCTTGCTGAAAACAAAAAACAGGTGATCATATTTACATGCCAGAAGCGGGAAGAACATATTCTGGATGAGCTTGGAATAAAATACCGAAAAATATAA
- a CDS encoding LacI family DNA-binding transcriptional regulator produces the protein MSSYKKITISQIAETAQVSVATVSRLINKTGYVKPETRKKILDAMDELDFNQKNPDSIRNTNSILVCLPDFHNPFNGDVIDGIQSVALSRGYQTFYYEAKDFKNALSDYESILKKHQFSGILLVHNVVDLELLDDLRLRFPVVMCSEHCDRSNVSFVSIDDNIAAQNAINYLITIGRTKIAFINSMLKNNYAKHREKGVLHALKHAGLTLNLDWIAHIADINFDMAVSAAVSMLSMEERPDAFFCVSDVYAAAVIKAAHSLNLRVPEDVAVMGFDNISLATMTVPSLTTIRQPSFQIGQQSCDILINQIENPSSAIKHVILDTELVIRDSTGSRIN, from the coding sequence ATGAGTTCTTACAAGAAAATCACGATTTCACAGATAGCCGAGACCGCGCAAGTATCGGTAGCTACGGTCTCAAGACTCATCAACAAGACAGGCTATGTAAAACCGGAGACAAGGAAGAAAATACTGGACGCCATGGATGAACTGGACTTTAATCAGAAAAATCCGGATTCCATCCGGAATACCAACTCAATTCTTGTCTGTCTTCCTGACTTTCACAATCCATTTAACGGAGATGTCATAGACGGCATACAGTCCGTCGCCCTGAGCCGTGGATACCAGACCTTTTACTATGAAGCAAAGGATTTTAAAAATGCGCTGTCTGACTACGAGAGTATTCTGAAAAAGCATCAGTTTTCCGGCATACTGCTCGTTCACAATGTGGTGGACCTGGAACTTCTGGACGACCTGCGTCTTCGTTTCCCGGTCGTCATGTGTTCCGAGCACTGTGACAGATCCAACGTATCCTTTGTGTCCATCGATGATAATATCGCGGCGCAGAATGCCATCAATTATCTTATAACGATCGGACGCACGAAGATCGCATTTATCAACAGTATGCTGAAAAACAACTACGCGAAGCACCGGGAGAAGGGGGTACTGCATGCGCTGAAGCACGCGGGGCTTACGTTAAATCTGGACTGGATCGCCCATATAGCGGACATTAATTTTGACATGGCCGTATCTGCCGCCGTCAGTATGCTGTCCATGGAAGAACGGCCGGACGCTTTTTTCTGTGTGTCCGACGTATATGCCGCGGCTGTCATCAAAGCCGCGCACAGCCTGAACCTGCGCGTGCCGGAAGATGTGGCCGTCATGGGATTTGACAACATCAGCCTGGCAACGATGACCGTCCCGTCGCTTACGACGATCAGACAGCCAAGCTTCCAGATCGGCCAGCAGTCGTGCGATATCCTCATAAACCAGATCGAAAATCCGTCCTCCGCCATCAAGCATGTCATACTCGATACAGAGCTAGTGATCCGGGATTCCACTGGCAGCCGGATAAACTGA
- a CDS encoding sugar phosphate isomerase/epimerase family protein: MRQGFVSAALGGLSFEEVVDFAGQNGFTCVEMACWPRGKADRRYAGVTHIDVDKLDDAGMQYVLGYCRDRGVTISSLAYYPNIMDADLEKREYVIRHLKRLICASADMGIHMVSTFIGRMTDKSVEDNLKEFERVWEPIVRLAEEKKVRIAIENCPMFFTSDEWPGGQNLASTPAIWRQLFSILPSDYLGLNYDPSHFVWQKMDYIRPVYEFCDKIFHVHYKDIKLHEDRLSDVGVMAPPLQYMTPRIPGHGDVDWGEYIAALLDIGYEGAACIEIEDKAFEYSPEGIKEALLISRRYLSQYIGGDNT; encoded by the coding sequence ATGAGACAAGGATTTGTTAGCGCAGCGCTTGGAGGGCTCAGCTTTGAAGAAGTTGTGGACTTCGCCGGGCAGAATGGTTTTACCTGTGTGGAGATGGCGTGCTGGCCGAGGGGGAAAGCCGACAGGAGATATGCAGGAGTCACACATATTGATGTGGATAAACTGGATGACGCAGGTATGCAGTATGTACTTGGCTACTGCAGGGACAGGGGGGTAACGATATCTTCTCTGGCCTATTACCCCAACATTATGGATGCGGACCTTGAAAAGAGAGAATACGTCATCCGGCACTTGAAAAGACTTATATGTGCTTCCGCCGATATGGGAATACACATGGTGTCCACGTTTATCGGAAGAATGACAGATAAAAGTGTGGAGGACAACCTGAAAGAGTTCGAGAGAGTGTGGGAGCCGATCGTAAGACTTGCAGAAGAGAAGAAGGTACGCATAGCGATCGAAAACTGTCCGATGTTTTTTACGTCAGATGAATGGCCGGGCGGGCAGAACCTTGCGTCTACTCCGGCGATATGGAGACAGCTTTTTTCGATCCTTCCGAGTGATTATCTCGGGCTGAATTATGATCCCTCGCATTTTGTCTGGCAGAAGATGGACTATATCAGGCCTGTATATGAGTTCTGCGACAAGATCTTTCACGTGCACTACAAGGATATCAAGCTGCATGAGGACCGGCTGTCGGATGTAGGCGTGATGGCGCCGCCTCTTCAGTATATGACGCCCAGAATACCGGGCCACGGCGATGTGGACTGGGGAGAATATATAGCGGCGCTTCTGGATATAGGCTATGAAGGCGCGGCATGTATCGAGATAGAGGACAAAGCGTTTGAATATTCGCCGGAAGGGATCAAAGAGGCGCTTCTCATCAGCCGCAGATATCTGTCACAGTATATAGGAGGTGATAATACATGA
- a CDS encoding Gfo/Idh/MocA family protein: protein MNVLKTAVTGMGFIGRQHAEAVRRVPNVKITAVSDPDPSVGNWCEENGIPNYYADYREMLAKEDIDVVHNCSPNHLHFEINKAAIEHGCHIYSEKPLTLRSSEAEELTEMAAKRGVRSAVNFNYRNNVMVHEMKGRFAEGRLGRTSHIQAEYLQDWLLYETDFDWRIRKEIGGDSRAAGDIGSHCFDAVQFITGKKITSVYARYFTLYPERKQYKGGGTFAEGPKEGRAGIVPVETEDAASILFQMEDGMQGTLVISQVCAGKKNGMKILISGNKESVEWEQERPDRLLIGKRDSANEILYADRKYLTEYAGMNAVLPNGHPAGWTDALANALKDFYHSIQEPGSTYRYADFAQGYYVTKIVEACYESNLKNCWIDIE from the coding sequence ATGAACGTATTAAAGACAGCGGTCACAGGCATGGGATTTATTGGAAGACAGCATGCGGAGGCGGTGCGCAGAGTGCCGAACGTGAAGATCACCGCAGTATCCGATCCGGATCCCTCTGTCGGAAACTGGTGCGAAGAGAACGGAATTCCTAACTATTATGCAGATTACAGGGAGATGCTCGCAAAAGAAGACATAGACGTAGTACATAATTGTTCTCCCAATCATCTGCATTTTGAGATCAATAAAGCGGCCATAGAGCATGGCTGCCACATCTACAGCGAAAAACCTCTTACACTGAGATCGTCCGAGGCAGAAGAACTGACAGAGATGGCAGCCAAAAGGGGAGTCCGGTCGGCCGTAAATTTTAATTACCGCAACAATGTGATGGTACATGAAATGAAAGGGCGGTTTGCGGAGGGGCGGCTTGGCAGGACAAGCCATATACAGGCAGAATACCTGCAGGACTGGCTTCTGTATGAGACGGATTTTGACTGGAGGATCCGAAAAGAAATCGGTGGGGATTCCAGGGCGGCGGGCGATATCGGCTCCCACTGCTTTGACGCGGTACAGTTTATAACAGGGAAAAAGATCACGTCTGTTTATGCCAGATATTTTACACTGTACCCGGAGCGGAAGCAGTATAAAGGAGGAGGAACGTTTGCAGAAGGCCCGAAAGAAGGGCGCGCCGGAATCGTTCCGGTGGAGACGGAAGACGCGGCTTCTATATTGTTTCAGATGGAAGACGGCATGCAGGGAACGCTTGTTATCAGCCAGGTCTGTGCCGGGAAAAAGAACGGCATGAAAATACTCATCAGCGGAAATAAGGAATCTGTGGAATGGGAACAGGAAAGGCCGGACAGACTTCTTATAGGGAAGAGAGACAGCGCAAATGAGATATTGTATGCGGACCGGAAATATCTGACAGAGTACGCCGGGATGAATGCCGTGCTTCCAAACGGTCATCCGGCAGGATGGACAGATGCGCTGGCAAACGCGCTGAAAGATTTTTACCATTCCATACAGGAACCCGGCAGCACGTACCGGTACGCGGATTTTGCCCAGGGATATTATGTGACAAAGATAGTGGAGGCATGTTATGAAAGCAATTTAAAGAACTGCTGGATTGACATAGAGTAA
- a CDS encoding ABC transporter substrate-binding protein: MKGKKLISIALVLSMLAACAGCGKKESAQKDEKEGKETLTILIDGSTEGTDGGLITENIKGFEDKYNVKVNFVETPYAELHQKLMNVSASGGDDFDAVFVETDFVSQMAKAGVLEPLDKYEEKSETLKFDDFIDSTIERNTVDGSVYAIPQVADVQTTIYNSDVLNDLGFENPPATIDEFIDYCQKAEAKGYLPLAVRYNSTAIACQLMGLFLFTDGGAFVKEDGDSWKADLNNATGEKWIENTRKIFATIDGDTLATMDDTAMYEALNSGHAGCTIGGAWMYDALNEDVRGKLVTAPFPKGSGSEVALMSGWNLGVFANSKNKDMAFKFLEYKADPENAGKMTAGLSGRKDAEEHFTEEQKSYYPEFQDLMQYGVAISPVGFQLRSEMTTAFLPVFQQITFDDKTSLSDAAKLANDTIQKVIDDNK, encoded by the coding sequence ATGAAAGGGAAGAAACTGATTAGTATCGCGCTTGTTTTATCCATGCTGGCGGCATGTGCGGGGTGTGGGAAAAAGGAAAGCGCACAGAAGGACGAAAAAGAAGGAAAAGAGACATTGACGATCCTCATTGACGGAAGTACAGAAGGTACGGACGGCGGATTGATCACAGAAAATATCAAAGGTTTTGAGGATAAGTATAATGTAAAAGTGAACTTTGTTGAGACGCCGTACGCGGAGCTGCATCAGAAACTGATGAATGTATCGGCCAGCGGCGGGGATGATTTCGACGCGGTGTTTGTGGAGACTGATTTTGTGTCACAGATGGCCAAAGCCGGTGTGCTGGAGCCGCTGGATAAGTATGAAGAAAAATCAGAGACGCTGAAGTTTGATGATTTTATCGATTCAACGATCGAAAGAAATACGGTGGACGGTTCTGTTTATGCGATCCCGCAGGTGGCAGACGTGCAGACGACGATCTATAATTCCGATGTGTTAAATGATCTCGGATTCGAGAATCCGCCTGCTACGATCGATGAGTTCATTGATTACTGTCAAAAAGCTGAGGCAAAGGGGTATCTGCCATTGGCAGTGCGCTATAATTCCACTGCCATCGCGTGCCAGCTCATGGGGCTGTTTCTTTTCACCGACGGCGGAGCCTTTGTAAAAGAAGACGGGGACAGCTGGAAGGCTGATTTAAATAACGCGACCGGTGAAAAATGGATCGAGAACACGAGAAAAATCTTTGCGACAATAGATGGAGATACGCTGGCGACCATGGACGACACTGCAATGTATGAAGCGCTGAATTCAGGGCATGCCGGATGTACCATCGGCGGAGCCTGGATGTATGACGCGCTGAATGAGGACGTGAGAGGCAAGCTCGTGACCGCGCCGTTCCCGAAGGGCTCAGGCAGCGAGGTAGCGCTTATGAGCGGATGGAATCTCGGAGTATTTGCCAATTCAAAAAATAAAGACATGGCATTTAAGTTCCTTGAATACAAGGCAGACCCGGAAAACGCGGGAAAAATGACAGCAGGCTTAAGCGGAAGAAAAGATGCGGAAGAGCATTTTACAGAAGAGCAGAAGAGCTATTATCCAGAATTTCAGGATCTGATGCAGTATGGCGTGGCGATATCACCGGTCGGCTTCCAGCTCAGGAGCGAGATGACCACCGCATTCCTCCCTGTATTCCAGCAGATCACATTTGATGATAAGACATCACTTTCCGATGCGGCAAAGCTGGCAAACGACACGATTCAGAAAGTAATTGATGACAATAAATAA